A segment of the Candidatus Melainabacteria bacterium RIFOXYA2_FULL_32_9 genome:
AAGTCTACAATCATAGTCTCATTACCAAGATTGATGAATTTAGAAAAGGTGACTGTGTCACCGTGGTAATCTTTCCAGTATTCACCAGATAGATTGCCATGCCTGTGTTGCAGGCTTGCAATGACATGCTGCACTATTAGTACCTCTCAACACTTTCTAGGCAAGTATCATAAATTATATTAAAAATTCATAAAATTTATTAATGCTAAATTTAATTTGGAAGTATAATAGTATAGTTGGAAGTTTATTTTCGAGATTTACTAGGAGGAAAAAATGAAAGTTAAAGTTGAAGATGGTTGCATAGCTTGTGGTGCATGTGAATCAATATGTGATGCGGTATTTACAATTGAGGACGTTGCTATAGTTAATGAAGCTAATATTGCTGGTAATGAAGATGCTGTTAAAGAAGCAGCTGACGCTTGTCCAGTTAGCGTAATTGTTGTTGAATAACTCGAACAATTACCTAAATTAATATAGAATAAGAGCGCACTTATATATGCGCTCTTATTCTATATTGTATTCTTAAATTTTTATGCAGTCAGACCTTTTTGACTCTCAATAGTCTCTTCATTAAATGAATATAGCCTTGCAGGTCTTTTTGATGACAATTTTGTAAATTCATCGAATTCATTAAGAATGCTAAGAGAGACCATTTTTTTTCTGAAGTTTCTCTTATCAAGTTCTTTATCAAGAATTAACTCGTAAGTTTTTTGCAGTTCAGTAAGAGTAAATTTTTTCGGTAAAAGCTGGAATGCGACTGGTGAATATTCCAGGCGATCTCTGAGCCTTTTTACTGCGTGATCTAGAATTTTTGAATGGTCAAAAGCTAGTCCTGGTAAGCTGTATACAGGATGCCAGCTTACTTTTTGAACGTTTACGTCAGAACGAGAAGATAATTGGAGATCATCTGATCTGATTAAAGCGAAGTAACTTACAGTCATAACTCTTGCATTTGGATATCTTCCAGGATCACCAAATGTATATAACTGCTCCAGATAAACGTCTTTCACCTGAGTTTTTTCAAAAAGAACTCTTTTAGCAGCTTCATCAAGAGGTTCGGACAGTCTAATAAAACCCCCTGGTATCGCCCATTTGTCTTTAAATGGTTCATGAGCCCTTTGTACTAAAAGAACCTCAAGTTTTTTCTTTCTGATTGTAAAAATCACAATGTCAACGGTGACTTCGTGTGTTTTGGTTTCTCGAAACATCATATTTTTCTCTTTAAATAGACTTCTCTACTCTGGAATATCGATAAACTAATTATAATTAGTTTTATTAAAATAATTAATACATTTGTTGGTTTATTTTTAATATTCAAGTTTTAAATGAAAGGATAATAAAAATAACTTTTTTGGAGTTTTTTAATTAAAAAAGTTCCATATTAACAAAATTATTAAAATCTTGTTTTCTATAAATTTCAAGAATTACTATTTTATTATATCTTTATTTAAATTAAACTGACAACTTAATTTATTGGTAAAGAGTTAAAACTTGGTTTTATTTTGAATAATCATTGAATTTTAAGGAAAATTTTTCTTCAAAACCACATTTTAATGCATCAGATAACAAGTTAATGTCATCTAATGTTGAATTAATTGATTTAAGAGTTATAAGATCTGAATCAAGATTATTTGAACCAAATATTCCTGATAATAGGTCAGTGTCAATGTCGATTAAAATTGAGCCGTGTTGTAAAATGTAGTCCTGTTTCCTAAATTGAGCACTGCCAATAAGCTTTTTATTCTGATAATTTAAATCAGATCCGGTAGAAATTGCCATGCAATATCCATCTTTTACCGAAATCTTCTTATATTTAGGGTAAGAGAGTTCTACATTTAGTTTTTTGAAGCTAATAATTAATGCATCAGATATTTGTTTATAAGATGAGAGAACAGAACTACCATCTTTCAATAGATTTATAGGTATAATAAAACTATAGGTCAGTTCATGCTGGTGTAATACTGCACGGCCTCCTGTAGGGCGCTTAACTATATCTATATTGTTTTGCATGCAAAAATCCAGGTTAATTCCTTGCATAGATTGGTTGCGTCCTAATGTCAGCGTTGGTCTTGACCATCCATATAATCTTAAAGTAGGTTCAAGGGTATTTTTAATAGAATCAGCAAGTAAGGCTTCATCTATAGCCATATTAGCTGATCCATCAAATTTTTTGTAAGGGATAAAGTTAGCCATTATATTTCCAGTGTTAGTATATATTTATTATTTTATATCAATTTTTATTCTTCCTCAAATGTAACAGGTATTGGTGGTTGAGGGTAAGAAGACTTATAAATAAAGGAGAAGTGGAAAGGATAATCTTGCTTTTCCAACTGATATTTTACTTTATATAGATCCTCAAGGGCTTTTGCAAATTTCTCTCCTATTTCCTTGTCAAACTTTTCGCCGCAAATTTGACAAGTAATAGATTGATCTTCACGCAATTTCATTACATTAACATTAAATTCGTTGCCGCATCTGCATTTTAAAGTGATTCTCGGGAAATTTTTTTGGCTAACTTTTTGCTCCATAATTTACCTCTGTTCTTTTGCACTCTCTTATTAAGCTATACCCATTTTTTATTAAGTTAATCAGCCAACTTTTAATAATTTTAATCTGGATAAGTGAAGATAAAAATAACTTAAAGCATAAAATAATGTTTACATGAAAGCTTATTTTTGAAAATATATAAGTATGAAAAGAACTTGTTATTTTGAATGTTTGGCTGGTGCGAGTGGTGATATGCTCCTTGGTGCACTTTTAGGCGCAGGAGTTGATCAGGATTGGTTTATTGGTGAGTTGAAAAAGCTTAAAGATATTGCTGATTCTTTTGAAATCAAGATATCTAATGTGGTTAAAAAAGGTATAGCTGCTACAGATGTAGAGGTTGAGTTAATCCATCATGAACATCATCACAGAGGATTAAACGATATTGTAAAAATAATAAATTCATCAGAAATTGATGAAAAAGCAAAAGATCTTGCTATAAAGATTTTTACAAACCTTGGTAAAGCAGAAACAAAAGTTCATGGAACTGATATAAATAAAATACATTTTCATGAAGTTGGCGCAATTGATTCTATAGTTGATATTGTGGGATTTTCGATATTATTTTCTCGTCTGAATATTGATAAAGTTGTAGTGGGTCCTGTAAATACAGGTTCAGGTTATGTAAAGTGTGCTCATGGAGTGATGCCTGTTCCTGCTCCTGCAACATTAGAGATTATAACTTCCAAGGAATGGCCTGTTGATAACTCAATTAGAGTGGAAACTGAATTATTAACTCCCACAGGTGCTGCTATTTTAACTACTATAAAAACAGAATTCGGGAGTTTTCCAAGTTTTTCTAAAATTAATACTATTTCTTATGGTGCCGGTAAAAAAGAAGTGCCTCAACTTGCAAATGTTGTCAGGTTTACACTAGGAGAATCTGATGAACAACAAAATAGTGATGAAACTTGGGTAATTGAGACTAATATTGATGATATGCAACCAGAGTTTTATGACTTTATATTTGAAAAGTTAATGAGCTTAGGGGCTTTTGACGTATTTTTAATTCCGGTAATTATGAAAAAAAACAGACCCGCCAATGTTCTTACAGTTCTATGTCCTGTAGGAATTAAGGAAAAG
Coding sequences within it:
- a CDS encoding TIGR00299 family protein, translating into MKRTCYFECLAGASGDMLLGALLGAGVDQDWFIGELKKLKDIADSFEIKISNVVKKGIAATDVEVELIHHEHHHRGLNDIVKIINSSEIDEKAKDLAIKIFTNLGKAETKVHGTDINKIHFHEVGAIDSIVDIVGFSILFSRLNIDKVVVGPVNTGSGYVKCAHGVMPVPAPATLEIITSKEWPVDNSIRVETELLTPTGAAILTTIKTEFGSFPSFSKINTISYGAGKKEVPQLANVVRFTLGESDEQQNSDETWVIETNIDDMQPEFYDFIFEKLMSLGAFDVFLIPVIMKKNRPANVLTVLCPVGIKEKVEKIIFEETTTFGVRSYRVNRTILNREFKKITLDNLGDIAVKIGRDNSGKILSVKPEYDDCVKVAKENNIPLKDVYNLVLKKVNVDL